From the genome of Aeromonas hydrophila subsp. hydrophila ATCC 7966:
GTAAAGTTCGCTCGAGGATCTGGGAATAAATCGGGCGGCCACCCAACCACTGCGCCACCAGGGTCGCACCGACCGTGGTGATCATCATGGGCAGGATCAGCTGATAGTTGTCAGTCATCTCGGTCACCAGCACGATCCCCGTGATGGGAGCACGCACGGTAGCGGCAAACAGCGCGCCCATACCGGCAATGGCAAAGGCGCCGGGCTCGATGCCCAGCTCCGGGAAGGCCGCATGAAACAGGTGGCCAAACACCACCCCGAACAGGGTGCCCAGCGCCAGGGTCGGGGCAAACACCCCGCCCGGTGCGCCGGAGCAGAAACAGACCAGGGTGGCCACCAGCCGGATGGAGAAGATGAGGAACAGGGTGGCCATCGCATACTCTCCGCCCATCAGATGGGGGATGAGCTCGGTACCGCCGCCGGTCACCGCCGGGGCAACCAGCGACAGCACGCCGAAGGTCCCCGCCACCAGCGTCCCGATGGCCACGAAACGGTGGCGTTTGTTTTGATGCAACGCCAGATAACCATCCTGACAGGCCAGCACCAGCTTGTTGAAGACGAAACCCAGCACGCCGAAAGCGGCTCCCATGAAGAGGAACAGCCAGAGCGCCCTGAGGGCAGGCGCATCGTAGTGAGGCAAGCTGATCACCGCCCCCTGCCCCTTCATGTTCTGCAGCATCAGGGTCGCCATGATGGCGGAGATGCCCACCGCCTTGATGGCCAGAAAGGAGTAGCGAAACTGCGGGCGCATCTCCTCCATCACGAACAGGATCCCCGCCAGCGGCGCATTGAAGGCCGCGGCCAGACCACCGGCCGCCCCGGCTGCCAGCAGGGCGTGGCCATGCTCCTTGGGCAGCCGGAAGATATCCGCCACCATCTTGCCGAGGTTGCCGCCGATCTGTACCGACGGTCCTTCCCGCCCCAGCACCATGCCGGAGCTCAGGGTGCAGATGCCACCGAAGAACTTGACCGGCAACACCCGCCACCAGCGTACCGGGCGCAGCTCGTCCATGGCCCCCTCAATCTCGGGAATGCCGGAACCACCCGCCTCGGGCGCAAAGGCATGGGTCAGGAAATAGCCAATGCAACCCAGCAAGGCGCTGAAACCAAAGCCGAGCAGGCCGAGCTGCCACCAGGGGCGATCGGCCAGCAGGTCGACACGCTGCTGTGCCAGCCAGTGCACGCCGGACTCGAACAGTCCGCAGACCAACCCGGCCAAGGTGCCGACCAGCGCCGCCAACAGCAGCACCAGCAGGGGCATCTTGTCTTGATGAATGATCCGCCGCAGGACGGGGCCGCGGGGAGGTGAGAGCGGTTCGGAGGAGGAGAGAGCTTGTTGCGACATGAAAAAACCACATTCGTTTGCTGACGGAGGTGACGATCATCCGGCCTGCTGTCCGGCTGCCCAGCACCGGGCCTTTCTGCTATAGTCGGCCCGTTTCATTTAACACGGGGCAGTCCTTGGCCGGGGTCAAGAGCGCAAGCATACTCCAGCGTCCCCTGACTGCCGAGCCGCAATCGGCCACCTGCGCCTGTGTGACGACCAAAATCCCATTAAGGATGATCCATGTCAAAATCAGATCAGCTGTTTGAACAGGCCCGCCAGACCATTCCGGGCGGCGTCAACTCACCGGTCCGCGCCTTCAATGGGGTCGGCGGCACACCCCGCTTTATCGATCACGCCGATGGCGCCTACCTCTATGACGTGGATGGCCAGGCCTATGTGGATTACATCGGTTCCTGGGGCCCCATGCTACTGGGTCACAACCACCCGGCCATCAAGGCCGCCGTCATCAAGGCGGTGGAGAAAGGGCTGAGCTACGGCGCACCGACCGAGATCGAAGTGCTGATGGCCGAGAAGGTGCGCCAGATCGTCCCCTCCATGGAGCAGGTGCGGATGGTCAACTCCGGCACCGAGGCGACCATGAGCGCCATCCGGCTGGCCCGCGGCTACACCGGTCGCGACAAGATCGTCAAATTCGAAGGCTGCTACCACGGTCACGCCGACTCCCTGCTGGTCAAGGCCGGCTCCGGCGCGCTGACCCTGGGTCAGCCCAACAGCCCGGGCGTACCGGCCGACTTTGCCAAGCACACCCTCACCTGCGTGTTCAACGATCTGGACTCGGTGTGCGAAGCCTTCACCCAATACGGCAGCGAGATCGCCTGCATCATCGTCGAGCCGGTGGCCGGCAACATGAACTGCATCCCGCCGGTACCCGGCTTTCTGGAAGGGCTGCGCGCCATCTGTGACGAGGCCGGCGCCCTGCTGATCCTGGACGAGGTGATGACCGGCTTCCGCGTTTCCCTGCGCGGCGCCCAGGGCCACTACAACATCGACCCGGATCTCACCACCCTCGGCAAGATCATTGGTGCCGGTATGCCGGTCGGCGCCTTCGGCGGCAAGAAGAAGGTGATGCAGCACATCGCCCCGACCGGCCCCGTCTATCAGGCCGGCACTCTCTCCGGCAACCCGGTGGCCATGGCTGCCGGCCTCACCATGCTGGATCTGCTGCTGGAGCCGGGCCTCTATGAGCAGCTGAGCGCCAAGACCGCCCGTGTCGCCGAAGGGCTGAAAGCCGCTGCTGCCAAGCACGGCATCCCGCTCGCCATCAACTACGTCGGCGGCATGTTCGGCTTCTTCTTCACCGACGAGCCCGAGGTCACCCGCTACGAGCAGGTGACCCGCTGCGACATGGAACGCTTCAAGCGCTTCTATCATCTGATGCTGGAAGAGGGCGTCTACCTGGCGCCGAGCGCCTACGAGGCGGGCTTCCTGTCGCTGGCGCACGGCGACAAGGAGATTGAACACACCCTGGCCGCCGCCGAGCGCAGCTTCGCCAAGCTAGCTGGCTAAGCCGCCGCTTGTCGCAAAAGGGCCCTTCACGGGCCCTTTTTTATTGCAGCTTCAATCTCCCTCGGTACGCCCGATGTTGGTGCAGACTTTGTGCGAATGGCACAGCACTGTCACCAAACGGTGCATATCCCGCCCCTCTGCCCGTCATAAAACCGGCCCACAATTTGCACCCAGCAAGTTGAATGCAAGCCCGTTTGAGCGAGGTGTATATGGCGGAAATGAGCCCCATCGATGTGCTGCGACGCTATCAGGAGTACGAAGCCGAACTGGCCCCCCTGCTGCTGGGACTGCTCACGGCATCGCCCGATTCACTCAGCAGTTATCCCTTTATCCTGAACCAGGCACCCAGCCGGGAACCACTCGGGATCCTGCCGCCGGTACCGGCGCCGCAAGCCCGTTTGCATCTAATCGTGAGAGGCCAGGGCCGTGAGCTGACCCTCTGTCTGAACCAGCTCATCGCCTGGCTGATGGGGGACAGGGAACGACGTCGGGCCATGCCCTGGTTCAAGGGGGTTTATGTGGTACTGAGTCTGGCGCTGTTTCTGATCGTCGCGACGCTCATCTGGCACGGGCTGGAGCAGCTCTATCTGCTGCTGTGCGGGGCGCAGCAGAACCGGCTGGGGGCCTTCAGTGCCATCATCTTCCTGACCCTGGCGCTGGCAGTATTCGACTTGGGCAAAACCATTCTGGAAGAGGAGGTGCTGCTGCATAAGGACATCTTTCGCCACAGCGCCATTCGCCGCACCATTACCCGCTTCATCGCCGCCATCTTGATCGCGGTCTCCATCGAGGGGTTGCTGTTGCTGTTCAAGGGATCATTAGGCCAGAGCGAACTGCTCTGGCCGGCGGTGGGTGTGATGGGGTGTGCCGTGGGGCTGCTGCTGGCCCTCGGGCTCTATGTGTTTCTGGGGGCCAGGGCCGAAGCGGCGCTGGTGCAGGCCAGCCTGCGACCTCTGCCAGCCGGAGTTGCAGTGCCCGCCGCGCCGCCCGCCAAGAAGCGGGCATGGTCCAGGAGGTATAGATAACGCTGAAGGCCTGTAATCACGTCAATACTCCACGGCCAGCACCGACTCGCGCCGAACTGGCTAACCAGTGACGCCTGCCAGCCGGGGTGGTGGCGCCCGCCGTGCCGCCCGCCAGGAGGCGTACATGGTCCAGGAGGTATAGATGACGATGAAGGCCACCAGCCATTTGAGCATCGCCATGTCCATGGATTTGACCAGCATGGCCGCCAGCACCACGCCGACAGGGCCGAAAATGGCCACCGCCAGCACCGCCTTGGCATCGAAGGCCCCCTTGCGGATGAAGGTGCCCGCCGAGAAGACGCTGAGCACGGCGGTGGAGCCCATCATGATGGGAAACGCCGCCAGCGGATTCATGCCGAGCAGATAGACCAGGGTCATGCAGGGGGCGAACAGGCCGATGCCCACGTTCATCAGCACGCCGAAGATGAAGTTGCCGAGCAGCGCGATCCCGAGCTTGTAACCGGTCAGCCCCATGGCATCGCCGCCGAGGGGGAACAGCCCAAGCAGGCCCGCGAAGATGAGGCCGGCCACCACCAGCAGGGAGACCGCCATCACCAGCCGGATGGTCTGGCGATCGAACGAGGCGACGTGGCGCGCCCCCCAGGCTGCCCCGGCGGCCGCGGCCACCATCATGCCGATGAGGGTGAGCGGATCTACCTGCACGGCGCCGATGAAGATCAACGACTGAGTAACCGTCGGCAACACGCACTGACCGTTGAGGGTGCCCGGCAGCAGCCGATCGTCGATCAGCTTGAACTGCTTGTAGCAGGCGGTCTTCACCGCGAAGCTGCCAACCCCCAGGGTATCGAGAAAATTGGCAACAAAACCGATGGCCGCCACCGGCCAGAAGGGGGTCGATTCCAGCTCCCCCTGTTGCCGTTTGTGCCACCAGGCCCGTACCAGCATGAAGATGAACACCAGGGCGCAGATGATGAATATCAGGCGCAAAAGATTAATTAACATACAGAGTTCTCCAGCAACGGGCGGCGATTCTAAGGCAGCAAAAATAAAAAATCTTGGTCAGGATCAAGCATTCAGCCCATGCAAACGATTATCTGGAGAAAGTCATGACGAGCACGCCCGAACGAATCTGCTAATACTTGTCTATGAGGGCCAGCAGGCCTGGGGCCACCGGTGGTAGTCATGGTCATTTCGCGACGACCACAGTCACCGGCGGGAAGTAGCCAAAAAGAAGGCCGGTATGCACCGACCTTCTTTTTTATTGCTGACTCGCCGGCGTTTTGCCCGCCAGCCACTGCCAGCCCGGCAGACGTGGCAGTCGCTGGGCGATCCAGCCGATCAGCGCATCCGACAGCCCGGTCAACAGCAGCAGCGGCAAGCAGAGCAGGGTCAGCGACAGGGCCCCCACATAGACATCCGTCAGCCAGTGAGCGCCGGAGAGGATGCGGGGCGCCGAGAACAACGGCACCATCAGCAGCGCGGTCACCCCGGCCCAGCGCGGCAGATGGCGCAGGGCAAAGCCGGCGAAGATCATCAGGAACAGGGCGTGATCGCCGGGGAAGCTGTCGCTGGAGGAGTCCTTGGTCGGGATCCCGCTGAGCTGGGTCACCCGCAGCGCGTCCGCCACCGTCAGGGTCGGGCTGGGCCGGCTGACCGGCAGCAGATGACCGAACTGGTTGATCAGCAGGGCTCCCAGCAGCATGACGATCCCCATGGCCACCAGCCGGCGGCGTCCCTGCTCGTCCGCACGCCAGAAGCAGCGAGAGAGGATCAGCCCCATGCAGGAGAGTACCGCCAGATCGAACAGCCGGTTGTTGGTCACGGCCACCAGATCGGCCCACCACTGAGCCTGACCCAGCCAGCCATTGACCAGATGGAAGACGGCGAGATCCCACTGATCCCAGGGGCCATGATCGGGCAGAGCGGCCCAACTGATGGCGATGAGACCACCCAACAGATAACAGGGTATAAATTTGCGCATACGGACTCTCCTCCCCGAAAAATGGGGCCGTATTTTAAAGCATAAAAAGCGTGACGTGAATCACACAAACGAGGGAGGAAAGAGTCATGCCTCCTATCCGGAAAGCCGGTGCGTCCCCTGCCGGCTTGGCCTGTTGCAGCCTTGCGGCTAGTATGGAGTCCCTCTATTTCGCGAGATGACGAGTGTTATGCGCAGCTACCTTCGGATGATGCTGTTTGCCCTGGGCCTGCTGGCCGGCGTGCAGATCCCGGGTCTGATCGACCTCTACTACCAGCGGCTGGATGCCCGCCTGCAACAGGCCAGCCTCAGCCTGGCCCCTTTTCAGGAGACGGCGGACCAGCATTTCAACGGCGATCTGACGGCCCTGGTCAACCACTACCGCACCAACCCGGATCCGGTATTCGCCAAAGATGCTGCCAGCCTGCAGCTACTGGTCAGCCAGCGCCAGACCCTGCAGCAGGAGAGCGTCTACAAGCACCATCCCTGGTACCGGCAACTCTCCCACCTGCTACTGCGCGCCGAGCCCCAGCTCTGGCAGGATACCCTGCAAAACTACAGCTACGTGGTGCCGTTCAAGGAGGCCGCCATCGTCTGCGGCATGGCGGCAGGCCTGCTGGCAGCCCTGCTTGGCGATCTGCTGCTCAGCCTGGTGCTGTTGCCGTTTCGCCGGCAGCAGCCCCGCACACGCTACACGCCGCGCTGACGAAACCGACGCGGTGGCGCAGGCAGCCGGAAACAACAAAGGGGCCAGTGGCCCCTTTGTTGTTTCCGGTCGGTGTCACAGCTCGTATGGCAGCCGCGACTGGCTGACCAAACGCTGGAGCGCCTGCACCACCTGGGGATCAAACTGGCTGCCGGAGCGTGACAGGATGTATTCCATGGTCTGGGCCAGCGACCAAGGCTCCTTGTAGGGACGCTTGCTGAGCAGGGCATCGAACACGTCGACCACGGCCACGATGCGAGCCGACAGCGGGATCTGCTGGCCGGCCAGCTGCTCCGGGTAACCCTTGCCATCGAAGTGTTCATGGTGGCCGCGAGCAATCTCGGCTCCCAGCGACAGGTAGCTGGTGCCCTCCACCATCTCCCCCGCCTTGTGCAAGATGCTGGCACCGATGTCCGCGTGCTGCTCCATGATGAGCCGTTCATCCGGTTCGAACCGGCCCGGCTTGTGCAGGATGTGGTCCGGCGTGCCCACCTTGCCCACGTCGTGCAGTATGCTGGCCATGCCGATCATGTCGACGAAACCCGGTGTCAGCTCATCGGGATAGGCCCCCGCCTGCTGCAGCTCGGCCACGATGGCATCGGAGAGCTTCTGCACCCGCAGCACGTGATCGCCGGTATCCGAATCGCGGAACTCCGCCAGCGCCGCCAGCGCCACCACGGTCGCCTCCTGGGCACGCAGCAACTGGTTGTAGAGATAGAGGTTGTCGTACGCCGCCGAGATCCGCTGACAAAACACGTCCAGCAGATCGCACTCGAGCGGGTCGAGCGGCTGGGTGGGGGTGAAATTGAGCACGAACTCGCGCCCGTTCTGGGCCGCGATATAGAGCGCATCCTGGGGATGTTCGAAGCGGTTGCAACGGTTGGCCAGCGCACTCATCACCGAATTGTGCAGGGCCGGGAAGGCGCTGAGCGGCACATCGCTCAGCAGGGATTCATAGTCGCCGGTGGCCGCCAGGATCTCCAGCTCCTGCGAGCCGGGGCGGCGTTCGGCGCAGATGGCGCCTTCAGTGCCCACGTCGAGAATGGCGCTGATCTGCTTGAGCACGCCGGAGGCAAATTCCCGCAGCGAGTGCAGATGATAGAGATCCCCCGCCCCCTCCAGGATCTTGCCGAGCCCCTGCCGGCTCTTGTCGATGGCGCAGAGGGTCTCGTAGGAGCGCAGGGAGGCGATGACGGTGGTGTAGAGCTTCTGCACCGTCAGTTCGGTCTTGGTCTTGTAGTCGTTGATGTCGTAGTCGAGGATCACCCGCTGCTCCGGGGCCTGCCCCGGCTGGCCGGTGCGCAGCACGATGCGCACCAGGCTGTTGTGCATCTCGTTGCGGATCTGGTGCACCAGCCGCAGGCCGGCATCCTCGGTCTCCATCACCACGTCCAGCAGGATCAGGGCGATGCGCGGGTTGGCCAGCAGCATGCGGGCCGCTTCGGCGCCGCTGTAGGCGTTGAGCAGTTCAAGCGGGCGGGATTTGTACTGAATGTTGGAAAGTGCCAGCCGGGTGGCATGATGAATATCCGGCTCATCATCGACGATCAACACCTGCCAGGGGTTGATCGCTTTGGTTACCACGGCCTCATCGTCATCCAGCTCGATGATGTCGTCATCCAGCCAGAGCTCGTCCTTGTCTTGGGCACTGCTCATATCGTTCACGCCTCCAGGCGCTGCATGAGGGTACTGACAGTATGTACCATCAGGCAGTGATGGATCACAAGCCCCTGCACTTGCCCCCCTCGTGCCCGCCCAGCGCCGGCCGGCTTATTCGAACGGTTCGAGATAGGCCTGGATTGCCTTCCTCAGCCAGGCCAACACCTTGCCGTGATAGGCATTTTCCGACAGATAGACGCCGTAGTCGCGCCACTGCAGGCTGAATTTGTGCTTCAAGGTCAGCAGCTCCCCTTGCCGCAGCTGGCTCTGGATCAGCGGCGACGGCAGCACGGCCCAGCCGAGGCCATCGAGCACCGCATCGCGCATCAGCTCGAAGCTCGACAGCCCGATGTGGTGGCCGCCGATGGGCAGCAGGCTCTTGACCGAAAATTCGTCCACATAGGAGAGGGTGACCTGGGTATGACCGGTCAGATCCTGCTGCAATACCCGCTTCAGGCTGGCCAGCGGGTGGCTCGGGGCCACCACCATCAGGGTGCGGATCGGGTTGAGCACCTCGATGTTGAGGCCGCTGCGCTCCTGCTCCTCGGTGATGAGGCCGAAGGCGGCGTCGACAAACCCCTCCTCCACCAGCGCGGGCAGCTCCGGTGGCGAGGCCAGCACCAGCGAGATGCTGGTGCCGGGAAACTGGTGGCGCAGCGCCCCCAGCATCTCCCGCCACACCGCCTCGGGAATGGCGTCATCCCGCGCCACCCGCAGCGCCACCTCGGCGCCGGAGGCGTAGTGTTCGCACTTGAGTTTGAGGCTGTTGGCGGCCTGCAGCAGCCGCTTGCAGTCATCCAGCACCTGCTCGCCGATCTCGGTCAATCGGCTCTGGTTGGCGCCTCGTTCAAAAAGTTCGACGCCAAGCTCAACCTCTAGCGCCGCTATCGCCGTGCTGACGGCGCTGCGACTCTTGCCAAGCCGGCGCGCCGTATTGGCAATGGAGCCACTGCTGGCTGATTCCACAAAGAGTTGTATCTGGTAGAGCTTCATGATCTGGGTCGTGAGCAGGGTATCCGATATTCACCTTACCTTGCCCCCTTCTCGCAAGGCAAACCGTCAGCGTCTGAATTGTCGACGCTCAGCGATTCTGCCGCCTGAGCGAGCTGCAGCTATCATGGCCCCGTCGCAGCAACAAAAGGACATTTTATGTTATTCAATCGCATGCTTCTGGCCCGCATCTTCCTGACGGGCGCCATCCTGACCGAGGTCGCCGGGACCTCCAGCATGGCCATGATCCCGGAGAACGAGGCCGGCTGGCTCAACTATCTGCCGATGTGGCTGCTCATCTCCTTCTCTTATCTGTTGTTGGCCAAAGCCGCCAAAACAATCTCCATTGGTATTGCCTTCGCGCTCTGGGAGGGACTGGGGATCGCACTGATCACCGTCGTCTCCGTGCTGTTCCTCGACTACCACCTGAATGCTCAGGAGTTGATCGGACTGGCGCTGGCCATAGTGGGTATTGTTCTGGTGACAATGGGTGAAACCCATGACGAACCGACCGCAGGCACCGGCAGCATCCGCCGCCTTGCCACAGCCCATGACAAACCGGCCGCAGGTACTGGCAGTGCTCGCAGCCTTGGCGCTGCCAAGGAGGCTGTATGCACCCGTTGATCATCGTACTGGGGGCAGCCCTGCTGGATATCGGCGCCAACATGGCGATCAACCGTTCGGTTGGTTTTCGTCACAAAGGCTGGGGATTTCTCGGCATCCTGCTGGTGCTGTGTGCCTTCACCCTGCTGTCGGAAGCGGTGAGCACCGGCAAGATCGATCTGGCCGTGGCCTATGCCACCTGGGGTGCCATCGGCATCCTGGGCACCGCCCTCGGTGGCTTGCTGCTGTTTGGCGAGCGGCTCAAGCCCATCGGCTGGGTCGGCATGCTGGTGATGGCCGTCGCGGTCACCCTGCTCACCACCGCCTGATCGCCCCGTCACGCACTGCTCGCCATGACAAGAAGCCGCCCGGCTAACCGGGCGGCTTCTTTTCTTTATGGGGCAATGCGGGCTCGCGGCAGATCTG
Proteins encoded in this window:
- the clcA gene encoding H(+)/Cl(-) exchange transporter ClcA, whose amino-acid sequence is MSQQALSSSEPLSPPRGPVLRRIIHQDKMPLLVLLLAALVGTLAGLVCGLFESGVHWLAQQRVDLLADRPWWQLGLLGFGFSALLGCIGYFLTHAFAPEAGGSGIPEIEGAMDELRPVRWWRVLPVKFFGGICTLSSGMVLGREGPSVQIGGNLGKMVADIFRLPKEHGHALLAAGAAGGLAAAFNAPLAGILFVMEEMRPQFRYSFLAIKAVGISAIMATLMLQNMKGQGAVISLPHYDAPALRALWLFLFMGAAFGVLGFVFNKLVLACQDGYLALHQNKRHRFVAIGTLVAGTFGVLSLVAPAVTGGGTELIPHLMGGEYAMATLFLIFSIRLVATLVCFCSGAPGGVFAPTLALGTLFGVVFGHLFHAAFPELGIEPGAFAIAGMGALFAATVRAPITGIVLVTEMTDNYQLILPMMITTVGATLVAQWLGGRPIYSQILERTLRLAARQKRGESGVTAG
- a CDS encoding DUF3369 domain-containing protein — its product is MSSAQDKDELWLDDDIIELDDDEAVVTKAINPWQVLIVDDEPDIHHATRLALSNIQYKSRPLELLNAYSGAEAARMLLANPRIALILLDVVMETEDAGLRLVHQIRNEMHNSLVRIVLRTGQPGQAPEQRVILDYDINDYKTKTELTVQKLYTTVIASLRSYETLCAIDKSRQGLGKILEGAGDLYHLHSLREFASGVLKQISAILDVGTEGAICAERRPGSQELEILAATGDYESLLSDVPLSAFPALHNSVMSALANRCNRFEHPQDALYIAAQNGREFVLNFTPTQPLDPLECDLLDVFCQRISAAYDNLYLYNQLLRAQEATVVALAALAEFRDSDTGDHVLRVQKLSDAIVAELQQAGAYPDELTPGFVDMIGMASILHDVGKVGTPDHILHKPGRFEPDERLIMEQHADIGASILHKAGEMVEGTSYLSLGAEIARGHHEHFDGKGYPEQLAGQQIPLSARIVAVVDVFDALLSKRPYKEPWSLAQTMEYILSRSGSQFDPQVVQALQRLVSQSRLPYEL
- a CDS encoding phosphatase PAP2 family protein, whose protein sequence is MRKFIPCYLLGGLIAISWAALPDHGPWDQWDLAVFHLVNGWLGQAQWWADLVAVTNNRLFDLAVLSCMGLILSRCFWRADEQGRRRLVAMGIVMLLGALLINQFGHLLPVSRPSPTLTVADALRVTQLSGIPTKDSSSDSFPGDHALFLMIFAGFALRHLPRWAGVTALLMVPLFSAPRILSGAHWLTDVYVGALSLTLLCLPLLLLTGLSDALIGWIAQRLPRLPGWQWLAGKTPASQQ
- the hemL gene encoding glutamate-1-semialdehyde 2,1-aminomutase; translation: MSKSDQLFEQARQTIPGGVNSPVRAFNGVGGTPRFIDHADGAYLYDVDGQAYVDYIGSWGPMLLGHNHPAIKAAVIKAVEKGLSYGAPTEIEVLMAEKVRQIVPSMEQVRMVNSGTEATMSAIRLARGYTGRDKIVKFEGCYHGHADSLLVKAGSGALTLGQPNSPGVPADFAKHTLTCVFNDLDSVCEAFTQYGSEIACIIVEPVAGNMNCIPPVPGFLEGLRAICDEAGALLILDEVMTGFRVSLRGAQGHYNIDPDLTTLGKIIGAGMPVGAFGGKKKVMQHIAPTGPVYQAGTLSGNPVAMAAGLTMLDLLLEPGLYEQLSAKTARVAEGLKAAAAKHGIPLAINYVGGMFGFFFTDEPEVTRYEQVTRCDMERFKRFYHLMLEEGVYLAPSAYEAGFLSLAHGDKEIEHTLAAAERSFAKLAG
- a CDS encoding sulfite exporter TauE/SafE family protein, giving the protein MLINLLRLIFIICALVFIFMLVRAWWHKRQQGELESTPFWPVAAIGFVANFLDTLGVGSFAVKTACYKQFKLIDDRLLPGTLNGQCVLPTVTQSLIFIGAVQVDPLTLIGMMVAAAAGAAWGARHVASFDRQTIRLVMAVSLLVVAGLIFAGLLGLFPLGGDAMGLTGYKLGIALLGNFIFGVLMNVGIGLFAPCMTLVYLLGMNPLAAFPIMMGSTAVLSVFSAGTFIRKGAFDAKAVLAVAIFGPVGVVLAAMLVKSMDMAMLKWLVAFIVIYTSWTMYASWRAARRAPPPRLAGVTG
- a CDS encoding DUF2937 family protein; amino-acid sequence: MTSVMRSYLRMMLFALGLLAGVQIPGLIDLYYQRLDARLQQASLSLAPFQETADQHFNGDLTALVNHYRTNPDPVFAKDAASLQLLVSQRQTLQQESVYKHHPWYRQLSHLLLRAEPQLWQDTLQNYSYVVPFKEAAIVCGMAAGLLAALLGDLLLSLVLLPFRRQQPRTRYTPR
- a CDS encoding SMR family transporter — encoded protein: MLFNRMLLARIFLTGAILTEVAGTSSMAMIPENEAGWLNYLPMWLLISFSYLLLAKAAKTISIGIAFALWEGLGIALITVVSVLFLDYHLNAQELIGLALAIVGIVLVTMGETHDEPTAGTGSIRRLATAHDKPAAGTGSARSLGAAKEAVCTR
- a CDS encoding LysR family transcriptional regulator; translation: MKLYQIQLFVESASSGSIANTARRLGKSRSAVSTAIAALEVELGVELFERGANQSRLTEIGEQVLDDCKRLLQAANSLKLKCEHYASGAEVALRVARDDAIPEAVWREMLGALRHQFPGTSISLVLASPPELPALVEEGFVDAAFGLITEEQERSGLNIEVLNPIRTLMVVAPSHPLASLKRVLQQDLTGHTQVTLSYVDEFSVKSLLPIGGHHIGLSSFELMRDAVLDGLGWAVLPSPLIQSQLRQGELLTLKHKFSLQWRDYGVYLSENAYHGKVLAWLRKAIQAYLEPFE
- a CDS encoding SMR family transporter — its product is MHPLIIVLGAALLDIGANMAINRSVGFRHKGWGFLGILLVLCAFTLLSEAVSTGKIDLAVAYATWGAIGILGTALGGLLLFGERLKPIGWVGMLVMAVAVTLLTTA